The proteins below are encoded in one region of Lactuca sativa cultivar Salinas chromosome 3, Lsat_Salinas_v11, whole genome shotgun sequence:
- the LOC111893774 gene encoding bidirectional sugar transporter SWEET6b, protein MVSADFARNTLGVIGNIISIILFLSTVPTFYRIWKNKSVERFSPVPYLVTFVNCGLWIFYGLPFVHPHSLLVTTTNGAGILIESVYLLLFIIYSDHKNRIRVLLVLLFEIIFLGVLFVLVLTLAHTTKLRSSIVGGICVAGNIMMYASPLSVMKMVITTKSVEYMPFLLSLFCFANGVCWFSYALIRFDPFVAVPNGLGALFGLAQLILYATYYKSTQEMIAKRKDKSELVLGNGNVATSAGAINGEVERV, encoded by the exons ATGGTTTCTGCCGATTTTGCTCGCAATACACTAGGTGTCATCG GAAACATCATTTCAATCATTTTGTTCTTGTCGACAGT GCCAACATTTTATAGGATATGGAAAAACAAGTCAGTTGAAAGATTTTCTCCGGTGCCATATCTTGTCACCTTTGTGAATTGTGGGCTATGGATTTTCTATGGCTTGCCATTTGTGCACCCTCATAGCTTATTAGTCACCACCACAAATGGGGCAGGAATACTTATCGAATCGGTTTACTTGTTGCTTTTTATAATCTATTCAGATCATAAaaatagaattagggttttgttggTGTTGCTTTTTGAGATTATATTTCTCGGGGTTTTATTTGTACTGGTACTGACATTGGCACACACCACAAAGCTTCGATCATCCATTGTTGGTGGCATTTGCGTCGCGGGTAACATCATGATGTATGCTTCTCCATTATCTGTAATG AAAATGGTGATCACAACAAAAAGTGTCGAGTACATGCCGTTTCTATTATCTCTATTCTGTTTTGCAAATGGCGTTTGTTGGTTCTCATATGCCCTCATTCGTTTCGATCCGTTTGTTGCT GTTCCTAATGGGCTTGGGGCGCTTTTTGGGCTTGCCCAACTAATCTTATATGCAACATATTACAAGTCAACACAAGAAATGATAGCAAAAAGAAAAGACAAAAGTGAATTAGTCCTTGGAAATGGAAACGTAGCTACATCTGCGGGGGCTATTAATGGTGAAGTAGAAAGGGTTTAG